AAGAGGGCAGCACACCGCATAATGGTCAAGCTCTCCACAGGCCAGGCACCAAACTTGGTCCTCCAAGCTAACAAGGAAGGCATCCAAGCCACCATCCCAGGTAACTTGGAAGGCAGAGAGGTCCTTTTCTAGCAGTTCTTCCTCCTGCCGTATGGGGGAGTGGCTGGGCGATATGTGCCAATCCTCACCACATTCAAGGCACCACTCCTCCCCCTTAAGGCAGATGAGGCAGACGTCCCAACCTCGGTCCATtactcaaaaaagaaaaaaaaaaagaaacagggaggTTACTGCTACAGGATGACAAACAAACAtccctgtatttttatttaaaaacccacCGTGATAGTGTTAGACTTGGGTGagggattttctgtttcattttgtgttcatgacttgtttttgtttaaccttttttattttggctcaaTGAGTTGTGTTTTTGGATATAAtttgatttaagaaaaataaacttgcattACTTAAGTTCTGAGTTTCCTTTCTGCCTCCTGACCACCATAGACACCCAGCCACTCTACCACATAGCCATTTTATGAATATCATCCTGGTTTTAGgtttaattcataaaaacagactttttgtATTGTAGGTTGTATTCCATAGGTACAACAACCAATGAacatgacaccctgggatccttcaagaagctgcttgatgagattctggggtcaataagctactaacaaccaaacaagcaagatgggctgaatggcctcctctcgtttgtaaactttcttatgttcttatgttcttatgttcttacagttACCTTAGCTATTCTTTATAATGGATATTTATATGATGGCATTGCCAAAAATTGTATTTATGCCTTGCCGGGATTAGGAAGGAAAAAATGACGAAACCCCTGACTATATATGTTAAATTCTCTCAAATCACGTAATCCCTTAAAACACAAATtcattaacattcatttaaaatgaataatctcTAACGATATGTGGGGTTTAACACTGGTGAGATTCCcactgttgtttttcttctctTTGGTTTCCTCCAACTCAATTTACCCAACACAGATTCTCTACGAATGTTGTCTGAAGCTATGAATGATCACAGCCAAAGCATGCATGTCAAGAACAAATATCTCTGAGACACATGGGTGCAATCTTGAACTTCGTCATTCCCATTTGCTTGTTGGGAGAGTGGTGGCTATGATGGAACCAAAAAACATTACAACAAATAGAAAAATGCCCGCTTATCAAAGAAAAGCTGTAAAGTTCCCTGCTTTTCTGTAACgtgttactgtatattgtactttttaaaacagTTCTAGTTACACGTTACCACTACACCCCTGTATAATTACACACTGTGCTTTCCTTCTAAACAAAGAACATACTAGTACTAGTGTATAGCCTACCTAATCACACCTTGTCTTTAATATAAAGGGATATCAGTGGCCTGAGACATTGGCCAttatcacaaaatacattttaaacaagcaCCGATTATAAGGGGTGTTCATATGGAGCTTGTCATGTACAATGAAACTAATGAAGTATTTCATAAGGATGCATATAAATACACAAGGCAAACATTAGGCTACTTGTGGAGAAAGTCTGTAAGGTTCCTTGAAAGGTTTTGCAACTAGGTAATCAAATTGCCATTATGCTGACTCAAAACGCTTAAATATAAAACATCTGGGGCATCTCTGTGAGACTTGGCCTCCGACTAATGCAGAAGTGTACATATAACACACACCTTGTATAAAGTAAGCCGTATTCTAGTTACTTATGTGAggtaatgatgataataattttTAATAAAGTCTCCTTTATTAACTCACTGGACCCTTGACAGTAATCAAGAAAGAACAGTGGTGACTGTGGACTTGATTTTTACTCCAGCATACGGTAATAGTTTGTATTCTCCAAAAGAAAACATATCCAAGATCCGGTCAGTCTCTTGAGAAGTGTGGGAAGTACGAGCTTCCGCCCGTTTTCTTGGTGTTTTCTAAATCTGTCTCCCGTCCAGATCTCTGAGCTTGATGCTGGAAGCAGCTAGAATgtacgtttgtgtgtgtgtgttttgttttgccaaCATGTAATATTTATAGTTATTTTACAATCTATGGAACTGTTTTAATTTTATAGCTAAcgggcattatatatatatatatatatatatatatatatatatatatatatatatatatatatatatatatatatatatatatatattaaagaaagtTTCTAGTGGAGGAGGAGTTTCTCACGTAAACTGAGACGACTCTGCAGATGGGTGTGTTTCAGTAGACTACCACTTGGGGAATCCAGTGTGCACTTTGCCTTACACAGAGAGGCAACATTGCAAAGTGaattttccttcctttttttttttacatcattgtTTAGCACTGCAACACTCTCCACTCCACAGTAACAGATGCCAGGTATTAAACTGACAGTCTCCTGCGGTTCAAATGCGATTGGTGAGAATGTGATTATCTCCATATCGTGAAAAAGAAAGATAACACAGCATACAAAGGAATGCAGAAAACGTTTGAAGCTAGTTTCTTATACTTTTGGGAATGGCAAGCCTTTGGACAATCTGGTGTATACTCGTCTCCTTCATCTGTTCTGCAAAATCTATTTGCCCCGATCGATGCGACTGCCAGCACTCTCAACACCTACTTTGCACAAACAGGGGGCTGCGGACACTGCCCAAAGCTACCATCCAGAATCCCGAAGAAATCCTCATCTACAGCCTCGGAggtaattttattaataatatctCTGCTTTTGATTTCACCCGCTTCAGCCACTTGGTAAGACTGGACTTGCAGTACAATGAAATCCAGTCAATCCATACAAAAACGTTTGAAAAACTTTACAGATTGGAGGAGCTTTATTTGGGAAATAACTTTATACCTAACATTTCCTCCGGCACTTTAATTTCTCTGAAGAAATTACGAATTTTATATGTTAACAGTAACGAGATAAAGAAACTAACCGAGGACTCTTTTGCGAACCTGGACAGCCTAATCAAACTGAGGTTAGATGGCAACGCGATAGAATTCTTGCAGGATGCACTTTTTAACCGGTTGCCTAATTTACTTTACCTCCAATTAGAATCGAATAAAATAAGATACATTCATAAGAACGCCTTTGCAAATTTGGGAAAACTACGATTTCTGAATCTCTCAGCTAACAAGCAAACAACGCTTCAAAATGTTTTCACTTTTAGTCAACTAAACTCGCTAACCAATTTGATACTTTCCGAAAATGAAATTCACCACGTTGGAAACCGTGTCTTTCAAAACCTTCAAAAGCTCTCTAAACTTTCCCTGAACAATAATAAGATATCGCACGTAGGTACCGAAGCTTTCAAAGGACTGTCTGGTTTAAAGGAATTGCTGATGGGTGGAAATCTGCTCACAGACATCCCATTGGGACTGCTTGATCCACTGGAAAAAATTGAGGAACTGGACTTTAGTAGTAATCTAATCTCTCATGTGCGCTCTAATGCATTTAAAGAGTTAAAATTTTTAAAAGTTGTAAAGCTGAACAACAATGAGCTAACATCCCTTTCTGGTGATACTTTTGCATTTAACTATGTTCTTTATAGCctggatttaaataaaaataactggacCTGTGACTGTAGGCTTCAGGGTTTTAAACAATGGATGAATTTAGCACATGCTCATGGCAAACTTCTGACAGTCTTTGTCCAGTGCCATCATCCTCCTGTTTTGAAAGGGAAGTATTTGGACTATTTAAACAGTTCACAGCTACAATCAACAGGTAACAACTCTGAGGCATGTTTGTCTTCACAGTCAGAGTCAATAGACCGCCTGACCCCCGGTGTAAAAGACAAACAGAAATCTGCAGAGCAGCTAAACATACAGGCAGACCAAGGACATCCTGGGGAACCAGACAAAGGGACTGcagaaaaaactaaaagaaaaaaggagGCGGTCAACCACAGAGCGCGTCATCTAACAACCACAGGGTCCGTTCTGAAAGATGCAACAGCTGCTGCAATACCTGAAAGGGCAAGGTCAGTTGGAAACCCTGGTGATAAAAACTTGACCATAAAGACCACAGAAGGGGGTCCAGTGGTTTCTTTTGCCCAACCAACATCACACCCTGACCAAGCTAAAGCTGAGAAGTTCAACTTACTTCAGCGAGATAACAGGAGACTTCCAGTGGTGACAGACCCATGCGAGTTTAACAGACACTTCATCCTTAATATAACGGCAGAGAAAGTGGAGTCCACGACAGCCACCATTCGGTGGAAGGTTTTGGATCACCAAGGCCCAAAGCATTCACAAGTACATTTCAGAATCCTTTTTGATAGGTTTGGCCAGCCTGTGAGGTTTCACCGGTTTATTTACATCCGAGACCAGTCAAACTCAGTCACTCTGCAGGAGCTGAAAGAGGACACCACCTACATGGTTTGTATTGAGAGTGTAATTGCAGAGCAAGTGTGCCAGGTCGCCTCCAGGGACCACTGTACAGGGGTGGTGACTCTCCCTGAGGAGAAAAGGGCTGTGGATTTCCAGCTGTTAACTGTAATCATGCTGGGCGTCAACGCTCTGCTTGTGTTTTTGGTGTTGTCAGTGTGGATATCAAGGTTACTCAGGAAAAGGCTCAACAGAAGGAAGTCTGCGGTACATGTCCGACAAATGTACTCAACAAGACGGCCCCTGCACTCCTTGGGCACCGGGGTGTCTTCTGATTTCACTGGGTACCAGTCAAATCGCCCTCGAAATACAATGTGTGCCATTGATGAGGCAGACCTCATTGAGTTTCCCTGTGACCGATTTCTTGACAGCAATATCAGAAGAGGCAATGCAAAGATTCTCTGATTAGGCTTCAGGACAAAGGCCCTTCTTGTGTCTTTCCTCAGTCCTGTTTGAGGCCTGAATAACAGTTTTGTTGATGTCCTCCAATGTAGGCCTCAGTCAAATATTTACGTTTTGCTTTTCTATGTACTAGGCCCTATTCTTAAACCCTTCAGGactatatatagtttatttttattttttatataacaatGAATTCACTTCAAATATAACTTTATTGTATGTATGCagttattgtatatatatatatatatatatatatatatatatatatatatatatatatatatatacacatatatatatatatatatatatatatatatatatatatatatatatattaatggtaccattttctttttttaataaggttgtttttaatacagtaaaaaaacaaattaaaggaTTTATACTACGCAGCCCACATTTATGAACATGTGACGTGAGATTCCTTTCATATTTGTTTTCAATATGTAATGTTCTACCTTCCACACTTGGGATATCCTGCCCTCCAGTATAGTGTATATGCTATCGTTCTGACAACTGGCTTCACTAAAACCTTACTGATCCATGATACAAAGTGCTTGTTAACTGAAAGAATGTGAACTACACCTTACTTATTAGGAGCCTGTACTACACTTTACTATATTTGGAGCCTGTAGAATTAAAACATTTGCTGGCAGATCGTGATTATTATTCAGAAAGCAAAACTTGTCAAGAATGGACTTAAATCTATGATAAAGTACACAATCCATGTATAATTTATAGTGTGTGGATTATGAGGAAGGACCTGCCTGCAATGTTGTGATACATAGCTGTTGTGTGACATATGTACTGAAACAAAGCACATTATTAAACCtttattcaaatatttttaaaacagtcctaGTTATCTTGAAAGCTTTTAATCTATTTGACCCAAAATGTGTACTGCAAATATCACAATTTTGCAGtgcagatcattttttttttaaatgtaaatttcaGCCAGCTGGAACTccgaaatttaaaaaaaaactaacaaaaaaaaccattaaCATCCAGTGTCATAAATCATCACCAGGTTATACTATATGGATCATAAAAGTCCTTTCAAGTGCTCAAACTGCTGTGCTGCGGGAGTATTTAAAGAACTGTACAGAACCCCCATCCCTGTGGAAATCTGTCCTATGTATTTGTAGATTCCAATTAGCTTTgtaccaaacaaaaacaatgataTGCAGCCATTCTGTGACACAAGTATGttgaatcctgtttgaattcAATAGAGCAAGTTTATTACTGAAATTGTTGTCCTGAAATTGATTTCTAGATGTGAACATTTCCACTTTTTTAATAAAgttttgtaataaaaaatgcTTGTGGCTTTGTAACAGACATGACATGAAATactagttttaaaagaaacactgttTAATCCAATTATCAATATGAATAACTATCTCAATTAACACCCCTTCTTTGATTGCTCACCAATTCAATATCTGTATACCTAAAAGTAGAAAGAATTTACTGTACCATAAaagatatattatataaaataataagaaaaaacatGAACTCAGATTTCTTCCTTTAAGATTTTGTTACCaccaaattacaaaaataaaaagaagataaTGACTTCTCTTAAACAGCACTGACTAGCCTACAGCGTGCCCTCTATTCACTGAAACTTAGACACATGCAGTCCCTGTTTCATAGTGCATTTAGGGGCCaatgtaaggatatgtgcaaagtgatatgcggctgcaaaacacccatattgctgccaaaaaatgtgtttagctgctgtaaagtgggactttagcggtcactaaaaatgcagtttatgtaaagaatggttttcacctggcgttctgcccCCACTAtaaaattagcactttgccatcattaatccattcaaatgatattaaaatatattcaaatgaagaaaagagcatggaattgggcggggatctggaatactaagtgg
The Acipenser ruthenus chromosome 3, fAciRut3.2 maternal haplotype, whole genome shotgun sequence genome window above contains:
- the LOC117394195 gene encoding TLR4 interactor with leucine rich repeats-like, with amino-acid sequence MASLWTIWCILVSFICSAKSICPDRCDCQHSQHLLCTNRGLRTLPKATIQNPEEILIYSLGGNFINNISAFDFTRFSHLVRLDLQYNEIQSIHTKTFEKLYRLEELYLGNNFIPNISSGTLISLKKLRILYVNSNEIKKLTEDSFANLDSLIKLRLDGNAIEFLQDALFNRLPNLLYLQLESNKIRYIHKNAFANLGKLRFLNLSANKQTTLQNVFTFSQLNSLTNLILSENEIHHVGNRVFQNLQKLSKLSLNNNKISHVGTEAFKGLSGLKELLMGGNLLTDIPLGLLDPLEKIEELDFSSNLISHVRSNAFKELKFLKVVKLNNNELTSLSGDTFAFNYVLYSLDLNKNNWTCDCRLQGFKQWMNLAHAHGKLLTVFVQCHHPPVLKGKYLDYLNSSQLQSTGNNSEACLSSQSESIDRLTPGVKDKQKSAEQLNIQADQGHPGEPDKGTAEKTKRKKEAVNHRARHLTTTGSVLKDATAAAIPERARSVGNPGDKNLTIKTTEGGPVVSFAQPTSHPDQAKAEKFNLLQRDNRRLPVVTDPCEFNRHFILNITAEKVESTTATIRWKVLDHQGPKHSQVHFRILFDRFGQPVRFHRFIYIRDQSNSVTLQELKEDTTYMVCIESVIAEQVCQVASRDHCTGVVTLPEEKRAVDFQLLTVIMLGVNALLVFLVLSVWISRLLRKRLNRRKSAVHVRQMYSTRRPLHSLGTGVSSDFTGYQSNRPRNTMCAIDEADLIEFPCDRFLDSNIRRGNAKIL